In the Streptomyces fradiae ATCC 10745 = DSM 40063 genome, one interval contains:
- a CDS encoding bifunctional DNA primase/polymerase, which translates to MLTVEETKGVTEAAHIPQQRGEPLVDSAVRYAEERHWDVFPGTWLETGDGLERCSCGDAACAAPGAHPFREDWAAQATGSPVAARRLWGRHPRASVLLPTGRTFDVLDVPESTGFLALARMERMDVALGPVACGPARRMAFFVLPGAAAKTADLIRGLGWSPAGLDLVAKGEGGYVVAPPTRVGGQGAVQWVRRPTHANRWLPDAEELISPLAYACGRDAAAARAR; encoded by the coding sequence GTGCTGACCGTGGAAGAGACCAAGGGAGTGACGGAGGCCGCGCACATCCCCCAGCAGCGCGGCGAGCCGCTGGTGGACAGCGCCGTACGGTACGCGGAGGAGCGGCACTGGGACGTGTTCCCGGGCACCTGGCTGGAGACCGGCGACGGGCTGGAACGCTGCTCGTGCGGGGACGCGGCGTGCGCGGCGCCGGGCGCGCACCCGTTCCGCGAGGACTGGGCGGCGCAGGCCACCGGCAGCCCGGTCGCGGCGCGCCGCCTGTGGGGCAGGCACCCTCGGGCGTCGGTCCTGCTGCCGACGGGCCGGACGTTCGACGTGCTGGACGTGCCGGAGTCGACGGGCTTCCTGGCGCTGGCGAGGATGGAGCGGATGGACGTGGCGCTCGGCCCGGTGGCCTGCGGGCCGGCCCGGCGGATGGCGTTCTTCGTGCTGCCGGGCGCCGCCGCGAAGACCGCCGACCTGATCCGGGGGCTCGGCTGGTCCCCGGCCGGCCTGGACCTGGTGGCGAAGGGCGAGGGCGGGTACGTGGTGGCGCCGCCGACGCGGGTCGGCGGGCAGGGCGCGGTGCAGTGGGTGCGCCGCCCGACGCACGCCAACCGCTGGCTGCCGGACGCGGAGGAGCTGATCAGCCCTCTGGCGTACGCCTGCGGCCGCGACGCGGCGGCGGCCCGGGCCCGATGA
- a CDS encoding ABC transporter ATP-binding protein: protein MPEQGQRGDEAGGVPDAAPPAVRVEGLWKRFGEQTAVAGVDLVLPAGRFVGLVGPNGAGKTTTLSMVTGLLRPDQGRVEVAGHDVWRDPAAVKARIGVLPEGLRLFERLSGRELLAYTGRLRGLPGAEVDKRATQLLDVLDLAGSQHKLVIDYSTGMRKKIGLAAALLHNPEVLFLDEPFEGVDPVSAQTIRGVLERYTASGATVVFSSHVMELVESLCDWVAVMAAGRIRAHGPLAEVRGGAATLQQAFLELVGASGRDTGESLDWLGGAR from the coding sequence ATGCCGGAGCAGGGCCAGCGGGGCGACGAGGCGGGCGGGGTGCCGGACGCGGCCCCGCCCGCCGTACGCGTGGAAGGGCTGTGGAAGCGCTTCGGCGAGCAGACGGCGGTCGCCGGGGTGGACCTCGTCCTCCCCGCGGGCCGGTTCGTCGGCCTCGTCGGCCCGAACGGCGCGGGCAAGACCACGACGCTGTCGATGGTGACCGGGCTGCTCCGCCCCGACCAGGGGCGCGTCGAGGTCGCCGGGCACGACGTGTGGCGCGACCCGGCGGCGGTCAAGGCCCGCATCGGCGTGCTGCCCGAGGGGCTGCGGCTGTTCGAGCGGCTGTCGGGGCGCGAACTCCTCGCGTACACCGGCCGGCTGCGCGGTCTGCCGGGCGCCGAGGTCGACAAGCGCGCCACGCAGCTGCTGGACGTGCTGGACCTGGCGGGCTCGCAGCACAAGCTGGTCATCGACTACTCGACCGGCATGCGCAAGAAGATCGGCCTCGCGGCGGCGCTGCTGCACAACCCGGAGGTCCTCTTCCTGGACGAGCCGTTCGAGGGCGTGGACCCGGTGTCGGCGCAGACGATCCGGGGCGTCCTGGAGCGGTACACGGCGTCCGGCGCGACGGTCGTCTTCTCCAGCCACGTCATGGAGCTGGTGGAGTCGCTGTGCGACTGGGTCGCGGTGATGGCCGCGGGCCGCATCCGCGCGCACGGCCCGCTGGCCGAGGTGCGGGGCGGGGCGGCCACGCTCCAGCAGGCGTTCCTGGAGC